Genomic segment of Xenopus laevis strain J_2021 chromosome 4S, Xenopus_laevis_v10.1, whole genome shotgun sequence:
gtTGGGCCCCAATCCTCTGGGGGCCCGGCACCAGGGGTGAGCACAGACAAGAATTACCCCAGAACATAACACTGCCTAGAACCCCCCAACTTCGTAGGTCCAGCCTGCCCCCAACTACACAGGTCCAGTCCATCCCCTATTCTGATAATCCGAGCACATCCCAACCTGACTGAGCCCCCTCCCAACCTGACTGAGCCCGCTCCCAACAAGTATCGGTCCAACTTGCCCCAATCCTGATTGGTCCAGTCCACTCTGCTatttccttcctctctctctgttatgcccctttctctctctctcactcttgccctgtgtgcccctatttattccattctctctctctctctctcaccctgtgtgcccctatttcttcaTTTCTCTTTCTCCCTTACCCTGTATGCTCCTATTTACTCTCGCTTTCTcactcttaccctgtgtgcccctatgtGCTCCATTTTTGCTGTTCCTATGGGCTCTATTTGCTTTCAATCTTTTCTGCACTATGTGCCCctgtttcctccctctctctctcttcccctgtgtgcccctatttcaatTCTATCTTGGTCCTGTATGCCCCTATTTTCTTATATACTTGGTGTATCAGTAGTCTGCAACACTTCGTCTGGGGGCCCTGCcaaaatggtcccaattgggccccatatttgataggaccagccctgactgcttatacaactaaatattagttcagagattcaataaaagcaaaatcttgaaacatttttcagtttatacagtttttaaagatgaatgcagacactgctatttttggaacaggctaatattcccttttcttcactttctgttaaGGAACAACACACTTTTGAAacattttcttcatgttttgatttggaatagactGTGCAGTGtttccaatgcatttgcgtgtatgaaaataaaagctattataaggattttgagcttaatTCACTTTTgttgtgtcattccactttattagaCAATGTATGGACTtgtttgttttgagttatttgtatgtgtggattacttgagTTGTTATacacatctggtgtaaatttcatgtcagtaGCCTCATTAGAAATAGATTGactgagaaaaatgttgatgTGTTCAGTACTTTTCCCTGCTGTATATTGTAATCTGAGTTGTCCAGATCTTGGTATTGGATTCTGTTTACAAATTccaatcctgaaaaaaaaatctctgggaTTTGGCCTAATAATCACCCTGGATTTAATGCATGCTTATTTTGCATTGATGTTAAATAGAATGTCCTCTTTTAAGGTTTTTCTTGAGATATTTCCAAAGTAACCTGAACCCCAATCAGAAAAGATTTGAAAACAGAACACACTTTAAAGGTACAATATTTATTGAGCAttgaacaaaatgtattttgaagtgtaaataaaacattttattctttacaGATAAGTTACCCCAAATAAGACTATAAAAAAGGCAAAttgaaagaaacattttcatGTTACATGAATATTTCTGTTGCAGAAAGATTATTAGAGGGGGGACCAACTGAACATCTtctaaccacaaaaaaaaaaggttcctgtAGCTTGCTGTAAGCTTATAGCTGTACAACTCCCAGATTATTTTTTAACAGCAATAAAGATATATATCGGATCATGCTTGGCACTGCCCTCTGGCACTTCTCAGGTAAAGAGGCACAGTGATATTTACGGCAACTAAGGGGCCAAATAAACCTTAGTGTTCTGGAAGTAGTGTCCTGGACACTTAAGTGCTACAATGATGGGTTGCCAATCAAGCAGTTTAAGAAACTGtagcatatactgtagatacacgTGGTATTGAACGGATAAATGTTTTGCAgccatttttaatgttttctgccTTTCAGTTTGGCTGGGACacaaaaactaaacaaaacaaaaaagaaaacagagtttTCAGTGCACTGCAGAATGAGAGTGCCACTCAGTAAAGCAGGGGGTCAATACAACACTCTCACCAAGCAGTCCGAGAAACATTAAACACCAAATAATAGaggaaagcagcaagtaaaaaacaaaatcaggtGCTTTAAAACAGAGCAATTTTAGTCAGAAAGAGCTGAATTTTGGAGAACATGGAGGATGTGAGTTCTTATAGCATTGACTAAGGAAGAAAATAACTATTTGACAAAGTAAATCTATAGAATTAGGGAAAGAATTTCATGTGTGGTCGCTGTtctcgaaaaaaaaaactgctctgaAAAACAGTTGTGACTATTTCATAGGATTGGCTTATATGTTCCATATTAATGATTATATAGATCAAGGCCTTGACATTAGTTAAGGCCGTACAGGTAGAGCATGAGATAGTTCTGCTTTAATGGCAGAAAGTGCAACAAAAGATGAATTAACCACacatataaaatgttaatcccCAGACTTGAGTCCATTAGGACTTAATCGATTACAGTATAGGTCACCCTTAAACTCAACGAAACTGGATAGCAGCAGTAAAAGCTGGGTTCCCTGCATCCTTATCCTCTTATTGTGGTTGGCAATGGCCTCAGTGTTATATGGTGACCCCAGTGTAACCAAAACACCTGACTTCCAGACAGGAAAGATAAACATTCCATGAGACTTCAGTTCCTTAGAGAAGCCAACCTGAAAGAGCAAATCAGAATTCATGAAACCACATCTCTTGCTTTGCCACAACTTTATTACGCACACAAAATCACAATTGCAGTACTACACTACTGGTGTTCTTATATTGCACTCCTCTGTGTACTAGTGTTAAATTATTTCCATCTGTGGTAATTTCCTAAAATTGCTAAttgctgtgcaaaaatgtaatttccttcTAACCCGGTcataatcacattttatttttttatagagttgctctgttctttataaaaacaggaacaggtcagGGTTATCCTGACATGAATCACTGAAAGCTGGACAATCAAGTAGAAACTAAAACAAGATTGAATCCTTACCTGCGGGACAATTGATCCTCCTGTGTGCGGGTAGAGCTTTCGCCCACTGATGAAGCTCCTTGGGGCAGCTGATTTAGCTGATCCATCACCTCCAGCCCATTCTCCTCTGCAATCTGTACAATGAGGTTGTCTACCTGTTCTTGAGGGGTGGTTAGTGTCATTGCAGAACTCATGGAGTCCTCCATCACCTATAACAAAGACAAACCCATTAACTATGGAAGCAACATATGAACACAGCAGACCCCATGGCTTATTCTCGATTGTCAAGAAGCATGTAAAAATGAAGATGACTAGATGGAGAAAATTAATCTAAATATCCAGTTCAGGATATTAATGTCCTTTACTGATAATTGTGGGATAAggatgggaatttaaaaaaactgtgctGGGTGCAGGTaacttgttattttttttcaatagcaaaacaaaaaaaaaaatgaacacaatgaTGATATTCAGCTGATATGCAGATAGCTTCTCCCATTAAAGTCAGCATAACAGCCCCAAGACAGTTGCTGTGCCAGAAAATTACTagttaaaaaattacaataaaccACAACagtgcattttaaaaatatatacacatatttataaacgTTATCAGTGGGTTTATGTTCCCTAAAATTCTAGCAAGAACAAAGTTGTAATAAGAACAAAAAGTTCTAATAAAGAACAAAACGTTctaataaagaacaaaaaatctaTTTGATCTTTAGATTTGAATTCTATTGTGTACATGTACAAATGCAGCACATTTGTTACCAGATCTACTGATAATTCTGCTAGATTTCATCTACTGTCTCACCTGATCTACTGTGTATAATATGTTATCAATATACACAGATTGGTCACTTGTTTGggaatatactagggatgcaccgaatccacttttttggattcggccgaacccctgaatcctttgtgaaagatgcgggcgaataccgaaccaaatcctgatttgcatatgcaaattaggggtgggatggggaaacatttcttacttccttgttttgtgacaaaaagtcaagcgatttccctccccgtccctaatttgcatatgcaaattaggatttggatttggttccgcCGGGCAcaaggatccggccgaatcctgctgaaaaaggctgaatcccgaaccgaatcctggattcggtgcatccctagaatatacAAACCAGTTTTTTCCTTCTTTAGATACACTGGTGACGGGGAAAATCAGACTAATCAGACTGATCATTCACCATCAGGGCCATAGATCAGATCAGAGTCCCATTAGTGCCCTGATGTTCATAGGAATTTCGAAGCTTAACTGATATCTTGCCAATCTCCATGAAGATTTATCTGGTAGGACTTCATATTTTGAAGGTGGTcaaataagctgccaactggGTCTGGAGTCAGCGGGGAATGTTGGCCCATGTATGACTAGCTTTAAGCAATAAACAGGCATGAACTGCACCCTAAAAgcactaaaaaaaaccctttttaatAAATCACACTTCTAGAAATAGTAATGGTTGCTGtgcatttttaagaaaacaaacGTCTTAGTCCAATTGATCTTTACTATTACTATTTTTGGAATAATTACACTTTATTCTACCTTCAGCTTGCAGCTAAAATGCTTTCAGGTTGTCAGGGTCAGTGGCCTGGcaaaatttatttaataaattatttattatttttgattttcaTTGCTTATCTTTTCTATCAGGGCCTCTGTAGTTCATCTTTCAGTGTAAGTACCGAACTATTGGCTGGTTTGATTTGGAAATTATAACCTATGAACCAAGTGAATTTGATTCCAGGCCTGAGGGCTATGGAAGCAAAACCTTCAtcttgtttaattattttatggCTTTTGAATTACTGTCTTACAAAACTGTATCAAAAACAAACTTGCCaaacttaaatgaaaactatacccccaaaactaatacttaagcaacagatagtttatatcaagtaAATGTTGGCCCTtgcgctgcctcagagatcacctgaccagaaatactgcagctctaactgtaacaggaagaagtgtggaagcaaaacataaaactctgtctgttaattggttcatgcgacctaacatgtatggtttgtttgtgtgcaccgtgaatcataggattccagggggtggcccttaatttttaaaatgccaattttctatttatggattacccatactactaaaaagtatattattatgaaaatggtttacatgaagcagggttttacatatgagctgttttaggcATCATATTTTATAGACCtacatagagacctacattgttcaggggtacagttttcctataatgttaattttaaggttatccctttaatgtcattcTAAGAAGATTATAAAATAGTTGTCTTTCATACAATAAAAGAAGAATTAACTGGTATGGCTTATTGTCTACACAGAGGGTTTATTTgcagtatatttgcatttatatttatgagAAGAAGCTTTCATTCATATTGCCATGgccaaattaaaaataatactCATAACTAAGGTAATAGTCTAGTTATTTCTACCTATGGCTGTTCCTAGATTGTTTCCAAGCTTACCCTgttagcaatatggcagctcgTGTACAAATACAAAATGGACAGTTTAACACAATACATTAAGACCCAATTTActatttaaaaggaaaagtaaagctaaGAATTACACAAATCCTTTGTCCTCCTCCACTTACCGATGTGTGCACATCCAAGTTCTGAACCTGCTGATCAAATTTATCCATGACAGCAGACACTTTCTGCAAGTCCATAGAACTCAAAGCTTTGTCCAGTGCCTTGGTCACCTGAGCCATATTCTTTGTCACCTGTTATAAACGTGTAATTATTAGGCACTGAATACATGATCCACACAGAATGTCTAAACTTATCTCTGGCAGATGACACTCTTCAGAATCagctaagaataaaaaaaaagtttttgcaaatGAGGAAAAACCTAAAATTAGGGGATGAAAAATTGAGATTTCActattcagcatctgtttctcttcagatATTCATGACAGTTACatctaatatatcttattgggggggggggggcttcctttcctagcagatgaatagctcactcaaatagctgattcaagtacaaacaaattCACTGCCTTTTGCACGTACAGAGACACGATGtttgatgattttaatagagtgagctctaatacattttctaggcaaaaggagcacccctagaagatatattagatctaaagctggccatagatgttgagatttttaaaagatccgatcctcatcgcgagaccacgattttctcggaacgatcgtatgaattgaccatcaactaaaagaccaatttgccaggaaaacaaaggggagctgcctgattagccctgcaaacatagatagattgcactgggaccgacaaagtttttttgacctggccgatcaatttcctgacagatgtcggccgaaagatcgtaagatgtacgatcgttcgaattccACTAACAGCACAATAATTTCAAAGGAATGTTCGGACTTAAAATCGGTcgttggcaagaagaatcgtcacgtatatggggagcttaactgtcaatgaatatctacccaactcctgcatgaagacagaatgaaaagaaacagatgctgagagacggatagtgaagataatcttgattatttcagaaacagtacagaatgtttaattgattatatttagaaacttattttcagcttatattaaaatttcattttcactatagtttccctttaaatagaaagcGATACCACACCTTAAGTCTGTAATAGCTCTGTACTGAAATTTGAGAAATCTGAAATGTTGCTCATTCAGTGTTCTATGATGGGACACCAGAAATACAAGAAGtggcctttagggcagagacacacactcacatttggggagattagactaatctcgccgaactgacttcccgccggatagaatgtaaatcgccgggcaggatggcactcggaccacttcgttttcagaagtcgcgtcaagaggaaacttcgggtgacttcggaaaacaaagcgtccaagtgccatcttgccggcaattttcattctagccggcgggaaggcagtttggggagatcagtcgccccgaggaagaggagatttgtcgactgggcgactaatctcccccaatctgagcgtgtctctgcccttacacagTGCTTTATCTTGAAAACAATGacaaacagaaaaaggaaacacaataCTGGTTTACATACCAAAACTGACCATCTTTTCCTGCAGCAGCTTTCCTTGGAGCTATGTTAAAATACAAACATTACTTGCATGATTAAATAGTCACATACCCCCTTCATGGTTACAGCAGTCTGGACCTTGGATGCAACTGCATCTACCCGTGAAGCCATTCGCAGCCAGTTCAGACCTTCATTCTTTTTCCTGATGGCATTCTCTGCATAAACTCGTGCAACTTCAACATTTTTCTGCTGCAATGCCTAGAGTAGTTAGAAAAGAAGTACTTAGAACTGTCTTATTGAAATGCATAATGGAAAAGCACATCAAGATTGATATTAACATAAACTTTCCAATCATAATACTACAGTTACCTTTTTTACTTTGGCCTGCTCTGTGTTGGAATCCTTCTCTGCCTTCTTTGCCAACTTCTCCAGCTGTTTTGCAGTGAACTGGCATAAGACAGGTTTATGATCAATAAACAGGATCATTAACAGGTACAGTAACGCTAAACATTAGTTGGTTTTCTCTAAAAGACCATGATGTGACATAAACAGATGAGAATTGATAGGTTTTCAGGAATACTACATTTCTTCATAAAGTTCATTCCATTGTACTAttacattaagaggcacatttactaaaggttgaacttttttttttaactctattaaattcgaatatactagaaatttgattggggggttatttaataaaaaaaaatgtgaaactcGCACAAAAGTttaccaactcgaaaactcaaatcaaatttgaatcgaattctaatcaaatatgactaaactcaattcgagttttttctccgaaaaggaaggctagtaacattagcctatgagtaaatgccctaacaggcacaaaacgcgttaggctgttTATTTGCTAAGTCCTCatagatatttttgtattttttaataatcttaACTGTTTTTGGGGGGATTCAACTATTGCTGCAATTTCTTGGATATGCAcctgtggactggggtgaactgtgagtataacCCCCCcacatacaaacaaattttttgctTGCTTGCATAACTTATTGCAAACTTTTTGATTGTGGTAGTGCATATACTGGCTGCTGTTCTTTCTGTTTTGTAACATGTCAAAATTGATGCCttggcctctcccattgacttgaactcagcaggttttagtcaaattcaaatttagtcAAATTCCAaaggcgaatagtcgaattcacatttttagaaggCCAgcttttgataaatctcgaaaattcgaaattaaaactcgaatcgagtttggataattcacaattagaatttgagagttttgccatagaattttcaattcgacctttaataaatctgtccctaaaagtGCTGTGTTACTGTGCTGtgttaggctaatgtcacaaggCCTGAAGAAAAACTGTTTtcctttctaatatatatatatatatatagctatatatcgatagatacattttttttaatattgcattatattattgtgtatataaaaaaatatttgtttttctccaAATAAATACTCACTACTCACCTTCAATTGAAAAAGTGTATCTGGAaattaaaaaagagaatattaatGCAAGAAATATCTGAAGAATGAAATCATGTGTATTCAAACGTCTTAATTTTAAACATTGAAATGATACTAGTTattaagggccagggcacacgctgctattttggaaaattagtcgcccagcgacaaatcatttcttcttcgggcgactaatctccccgaactgccttcccgccggctagaatgtatatcgccggcggggtggcagtgggatcactttggctttccgaagtttccttgtgaggcaacttctagaaacaaagtgctcagagtgccatcccgctggagattTACACTGTAGccgtcgggaaggcagttcggcgaGATTAGTCCTCCTccgaagaagcaatttgtcgctaaACGACtgatctcccgaaatagcagtgtgagCCCTTACCCTAAGAGGTAACACAAAACAGTAAGTGCATAGCTAAAAGACCCTAGACATAATAGATTATATATTAAAACCCAATAACATCATACATTCCGTTACACATCTAAACACACAGCCCAAGGGGAATATGTATTGTATTGCTCAACTAATGTCCTATAAACTGGCAAGTGGgatgttttttattctatttattatatatctatttattatgCGGTGTagagtgtcggactgggatgtcaggggcccactagaaaaccttagaccgtgggcccacttttcaaactattattcctcctctcctcacgcaaccacTTTATTGTcctatatctacttactatattctcccattattaagcattttttcccataaagaaataagaaatgaccatgaaatagcccAAATGTttaggcccactgacacctgggcccactgggagttttcctggtatcccggtgggccagtccgatactggcgGTGTAAAACggaatttgtcaaaaaaaagtgtaaagagCTGTGTAAATCAATGGCAAATCAAGGTGTATCTTACATTACACTATGCTGtatttttacactgcttcagaccttcaGTAAGTTCCTGTAGAAGTTGCTCTAAGACACATGCTGAACTTATGGAATGCTGTGTTCTTTATGATTGCAATTTTAAGGGAAACAGCTCACTATTTACACTATATCTTACTAGTTGATGTATCCATACCAACACTACAAAGAATATACACTTGATTTGACTTTTGTTTCTATTTAtacagatgaaaaaggcaaatcttAACCCTTATGCCATATTATAAGAACatgtcacaattaaaaaaaaagttactggaCGCCATTATTCACAAATGGATATTcacgattttctttttttaggtcATCAAGTTTCCCTTTGGGTAAGCAAGATGACAtcatcatccttttttttttaaccatgaacACCAaggtataatataaaaataacttaTATGTTATTTATGCAGAAGATCTTATCTTAAAGGCTGGGCAAACAAAAATTTGCTATTTGtgatataatgtattattattattacaagaaCAAATGAAAAGCTTGTATGTTAGCCACCCATTCACTTAGACTggaagctctatggggcagggacccaTTCCTAccgtgtctcttaccacatagcacttgaTATCCTTATATAAACTAAGTGTGTATTTATTGtgactgtatttttatatattgtacagcgctgtggttATGCATTCATACATATGTGGCCTTTTCTTCATAAGGGTGCACATCAGCCACTCTGAGACAGGAGTGGAATGCTGCTACTGAAATAAGACAGGACTGGGATGTGGCCCAAAGACTGTACACTACATAGAATAAGATAAGACAGGACTGACTCGTTAAAATGAGTGCCAGCATATATGCAGAAATGGTTGTTtgaaattgtttcaaaagtcatacaatataaaaaatatcgcTATTTTTTGTTACTGCAGCATATTGCAAATTAAAAGAataactgtcatgggaaaacctctgcactgaaatttgtttttcagcaaactgattttttttatatttagtttttaaatcTAACttggactagacatattgtcagttttgcagttgcccccagtcatgtaaacttcagtcacactttactgctgcactgcaagttggagtgatatcatcaccTCTCTCCACCTcccatcagaacaatgggaagttaaccagattacagatccctggtagatataagaacacttaatagtaaaaatccatgtcccactgcaactccttcagttacattgagtaggagacagcctgcctgaaagcagttccatagcgCACTGGCGTTTCTGAAAACacagaccaggcaaaataacctgagatggctgcctacacaccaatattacaactaaaaaaaaaaaatacacttgttgggttaggaattacattttacatggtagagagaattatttgcagtgtaaacagagtagtttagaaataaacactacgccataaaaatcatgacagaatccctttaaatatgcatttaataTTCCAATAATTCATTTACAACACACATTTTCACAGAACTGTACAACTCAGTGTTGGAAATACCAACTACACAATAATCTTCTAAAAGATTAGCGAGGTCTTCTGCAATTACGCTTTATCTGAACCTGTTACATCCGCTACTTTGCATTAAAAACGAGAATTTTTGTTTAGCCCCTGTATCTGTTTACCGTAGGATGTTATAAACTAACATTTACGGataatatgtattatttacagCAGGCAGctcgctaataataataattataattaaacccctttatgttttaatttaacaGTGATTAGAAAGCATGTAACAGACACACCCCATTCTCAGGTCACAAGATCAAGAGCAAACGTCACACTCTCAGTGACATCACACAAAGCTGACAGTGGCCTAGCAACATTATGAATGGCTGGAGCAGGTGGAAATACACCGGGACCTTTGTGGTTTCCCTATTATTTAGAGGTGGCAGCTCTATAAATTGGGCTATTAAAGGATAATTGTCACAGGTTAGCAATGCCTGGCCTATGTACCCTTAGCAAACCAGGACTATATGATATAAACCAGGAACAGCCGAGTAATACATAAATGAACAGAGAATTAACAAAgaataaatactataatatacATTTAGGCACGCACGGCCACCGTAGCAATACACTACAGACCAGCCAATCATGCCATGTTCCGGAACCTTTCACACAAGACTATTAGTTACCGGATTGCCTTATGTTACACTTATATGTCGGGAGTATCGGTCTTTCCTGCTGGGCAACTCACCGTCCATTGCGCTTTCAGAGCGTCTATACTTAGCAAGAACCAAATAACTACACTTCCGGGTTCTGTCACCTGCCACCCCGCTCTCTTATCGCGAGTTTTGATGACACGGAAAAGAGCGGAATTATATCA
This window contains:
- the chmp1a.S gene encoding charged multivesicular body protein 1a, with product MDDTLFQLKFTAKQLEKLAKKAEKDSNTEQAKVKKALQQKNVEVARVYAENAIRKKNEGLNWLRMASRVDAVASKVQTAVTMKGVTKNMAQVTKALDKALSSMDLQKVSAVMDKFDQQVQNLDVHTSVMEDSMSSAMTLTTPQEQVDNLIVQIAEENGLEVMDQLNQLPQGASSVGESSTRTQEDQLSRRLASLRN